One genomic region from Granulicatella adiacens ATCC 49175 encodes:
- the trxB gene encoding thioredoxin-disulfide reductase, with amino-acid sequence MEERTIYDVVIIGSGPGGMTAALYTSRANLKTLILEKGVPGGELLNTSDVENYPGFPTISGPELADNMYKGAMQFGAEYAYGQVSKIELDGDVKVITAGKKTYYAYAVVIATGSYHRKLEVPGEEEYAGRGVSYCAVCDGAFFKDKKIFVIGGGDSAVEEGTYLTQFGKSVTIVHRRDQLRAQKVLQDRAFANEKIDFLWNSTVEEFVGDGSKITGVRVKDVNTGEVTTHDADGVFIYVGLLPVSDPFKDLNITDAEGWIVTNEKMETSIPGIFAVGDVRQKTLRQITTAVGDGGQAGHMVYNYVEEIKEKQ; translated from the coding sequence ATGGAAGAAAGAACAATTTATGATGTGGTCATTATCGGAAGTGGCCCTGGTGGGATGACAGCGGCACTTTACACTTCTCGTGCGAATTTAAAAACGTTAATCTTAGAAAAAGGCGTTCCTGGAGGAGAATTATTAAACACTTCAGATGTAGAAAACTATCCTGGTTTCCCTACAATTTCTGGGCCAGAATTAGCGGACAATATGTATAAAGGTGCAATGCAATTCGGCGCAGAATATGCTTATGGCCAAGTTTCCAAAATTGAACTAGACGGAGACGTTAAAGTAATTACTGCAGGCAAGAAAACATACTATGCTTACGCAGTTGTCATTGCGACTGGTTCCTATCACCGTAAATTAGAAGTTCCTGGTGAAGAAGAATATGCCGGACGTGGGGTTTCTTACTGTGCGGTATGTGATGGAGCATTCTTCAAAGATAAGAAAATCTTCGTCATCGGTGGAGGAGACTCAGCGGTTGAAGAAGGAACGTATTTAACACAATTCGGAAAAAGCGTGACTATCGTTCACCGTCGCGATCAGTTACGTGCACAAAAAGTATTGCAAGACCGTGCATTCGCCAATGAAAAAATCGACTTTTTATGGAATTCAACCGTTGAAGAATTCGTAGGAGACGGTTCTAAAATCACAGGCGTTCGCGTAAAAGATGTAAATACAGGCGAAGTAACTACTCATGATGCGGATGGTGTCTTTATCTATGTGGGACTTTTACCAGTTTCAGATCCATTTAAAGACTTAAATATCACAGATGCAGAAGGTTGGATTGTGACAAACGAGAAAATGGAAACTTCTATTCCTGGTATCTTTGCAGTCGGCGATGTTCGTCAAAAAACATTGCGTCAAATCACAACAGCAGTTGGAGATGGCGGACAAGCAGGACATATGGTCTATAATTACGTGGAAGAAATTAAAGAAAAACAATAA
- a CDS encoding branched-chain amino acid aminotransferase, which produces MTNTVNLDWNNLGFDYIKTDLRFISYYKDGQWDEGALIEDNVLKVDEAATALHYGQQCFEGLKAYRCKDGSINLFRVDQNAARMARSCRRLLMPEFPEERFVEAVKKVVKANEQWLPPYGTGGSLYIRPFMIGVGNNVAVRPATEYIFSIFVMPVGAYFKGGLTPTNFIVSEYDRAAHVGTGAAKVGGNYAASLLPGKEAKERHFSDCIYLDPLTHTKIEEVGAANFFGITKDNQFITPYSPSILPSITKYSLLWLAEHRLGMTVKEADVYVDQLDIFAEAGACGTAAVISPVGGIQNGDDFHVFYSETEVGPVTRRLYDELVGIQYGDVEAPEGWIQKVE; this is translated from the coding sequence ATGACAAATACAGTAAATTTAGATTGGAATAATTTAGGATTCGATTATATTAAGACAGACTTACGCTTCATCAGTTATTATAAAGATGGACAGTGGGATGAAGGCGCATTGATTGAAGATAATGTATTAAAAGTAGATGAAGCAGCGACAGCACTTCACTATGGACAACAATGTTTTGAAGGGTTAAAAGCATACCGTTGTAAAGATGGCAGCATTAACTTATTCCGTGTGGATCAAAATGCAGCTCGTATGGCTCGTTCTTGCCGTCGATTACTTATGCCTGAATTCCCTGAAGAACGCTTTGTAGAAGCTGTGAAAAAAGTAGTGAAGGCAAACGAACAATGGTTACCACCTTACGGAACTGGAGGAAGTTTATATATCCGTCCGTTCATGATTGGGGTTGGAAACAATGTAGCGGTTCGTCCAGCAACGGAATATATTTTCTCAATCTTTGTAATGCCAGTAGGAGCATACTTCAAAGGTGGATTAACACCAACGAACTTCATCGTTTCTGAATACGACCGTGCAGCACACGTAGGTACAGGGGCTGCAAAAGTCGGTGGGAACTATGCGGCAAGCTTGCTGCCAGGTAAAGAAGCCAAAGAACGTCATTTCAGTGACTGTATTTACCTTGATCCATTGACACATACAAAAATTGAAGAGGTAGGAGCTGCAAACTTCTTCGGAATTACAAAAGATAATCAATTTATCACCCCTTACTCTCCATCCATCTTACCAAGTATTACGAAATATTCATTACTATGGTTAGCAGAGCACCGTTTAGGAATGACTGTAAAAGAAGCAGATGTGTATGTAGATCAGTTAGATATTTTTGCTGAAGCAGGAGCCTGCGGTACAGCTGCAGTTATTTCTCCAGTAGGTGGAATTCAAAATGGAGATGACTTCCATGTGTTCTATTCAGAAACAGAAGTTGGACCAGTCACAAGACGTTTATATGATGAACTAGTAGGAATTCAGTATGGGGACGTAGAAGCTCCAGAAGGTTGGATTCAAAAAGTAGAGTAG
- a CDS encoding NAD(P)H-dependent glycerol-3-phosphate dehydrogenase: protein MKKIAILGAGSWGTALAMVLAENQHEARLWGNNEAQIKEINERHTNEHFLSGVFLDPSIRGYLDLAEAVKDVDAILFVLPTKAIRIVAKQLNDLLKNKPMIIHASKGLEQETYKRISEILAEELDRNRYEDIVVLSGPSHAEEVSRRDITTITAACENIESAKYVQKLFSNSFFRVYTNTDCVGVEMGAALKNVIAVGAGALHGLGYGDNAKAALMTRGLTEISRLGVAFGADPLTFIGLSGVGDLIVTCTSIHSRNWRCGDQIGKGIPLPTILENMGMVVEGVETCKAVYALAKEKNIEMPITTAVYNVLYKGHDVREEIQCLMGREYKSEASIKEHQ from the coding sequence ATGAAAAAAATCGCCATTTTAGGAGCTGGTTCATGGGGGACTGCATTAGCGATGGTTTTAGCAGAAAACCAACATGAAGCTCGACTTTGGGGAAATAATGAAGCTCAAATTAAAGAAATTAATGAGCGCCATACGAATGAACATTTCTTATCTGGGGTTTTCTTAGATCCTTCGATTCGAGGTTATTTAGATTTAGCAGAAGCGGTAAAAGATGTGGATGCGATTTTATTTGTACTTCCAACAAAAGCAATTCGTATTGTGGCTAAGCAATTAAATGACCTGCTCAAGAATAAACCGATGATCATTCATGCAAGTAAAGGGCTGGAGCAGGAAACCTATAAACGTATCTCAGAAATTTTAGCAGAAGAATTGGACCGTAATCGCTACGAGGATATCGTAGTATTATCCGGGCCAAGTCATGCAGAAGAAGTTTCTAGACGCGATATTACGACGATCACTGCTGCGTGTGAAAATATAGAGTCTGCCAAATATGTGCAAAAACTATTTAGCAATTCATTTTTCCGTGTATATACGAATACCGATTGCGTTGGGGTTGAAATGGGAGCTGCACTTAAAAACGTGATTGCGGTTGGAGCAGGGGCACTTCATGGTCTAGGCTATGGAGATAATGCAAAAGCGGCCTTGATGACAAGAGGATTAACAGAGATCAGTCGTCTTGGAGTTGCTTTTGGAGCAGATCCGCTGACTTTTATTGGACTTAGTGGGGTAGGAGATTTAATTGTCACTTGTACGAGTATTCATTCTCGTAACTGGAGATGTGGGGATCAAATTGGGAAAGGAATTCCTCTTCCAACGATTTTAGAAAATATGGGAATGGTTGTTGAAGGGGTCGAAACTTGTAAAGCAGTGTATGCATTGGCAAAAGAAAAGAATATTGAAATGCCAATTACAACTGCTGTATACAATGTGTTATATAAAGGACATGATGTTCGCGAAGAAATTCAATGCCTAATGGGTCGTGAATACAAATCAGAAGCATCCATCAAAGAACACCAATAA
- the galU gene encoding UTP--glucose-1-phosphate uridylyltransferase GalU: MQKVRKAVIPAAGLGTRFLPATKAMAKEMLPIVDKPTIQYIVEEALASGIEDILIVTGKSKRPIEDHFDSNIELESNLEAKGKKELLELVQETTGINLYFVRQSYPKGLGDAVLQAKAFVGGEPFVIMLGDDIMRDEVPLTKQLIEGYERTHASNIAVMEVPHEETYKYGIIDPESEVEDGLYNVRRFVEKPNPEEAPSNLAIIGRYLLTPEIFEILEKQEPGAGGEVQLTDAIDTLNLTQRVFAKQFKGERFDVGDKFGFMKTSIEFGLEHPEIKDSLKEYVIALGKKLEGNASEQ; encoded by the coding sequence ATGCAAAAAGTGAGAAAAGCAGTCATCCCTGCTGCAGGACTCGGAACTCGTTTCCTGCCAGCAACTAAAGCGATGGCAAAGGAAATGTTACCAATCGTGGACAAACCTACGATTCAATATATTGTAGAGGAAGCTCTAGCATCAGGAATTGAAGATATTTTAATTGTTACTGGTAAGAGCAAACGTCCCATTGAAGATCATTTTGACTCAAACATCGAATTAGAGTCAAACCTTGAAGCCAAAGGAAAGAAAGAGTTATTAGAACTCGTTCAAGAAACAACAGGAATTAACTTGTACTTTGTGCGTCAATCGTATCCAAAAGGATTAGGAGATGCGGTACTTCAAGCAAAAGCCTTTGTCGGTGGAGAACCCTTTGTAATCATGCTTGGAGACGATATTATGCGTGATGAAGTTCCTTTAACGAAACAATTGATTGAAGGCTATGAAAGAACTCATGCCTCAAATATTGCCGTGATGGAAGTGCCTCATGAAGAAACGTATAAATATGGAATTATCGATCCAGAAAGTGAAGTAGAAGATGGATTGTACAATGTTCGTCGTTTCGTTGAAAAACCAAACCCTGAAGAAGCGCCAAGTAATTTAGCCATTATCGGTCGCTATTTATTAACACCAGAAATTTTTGAGATTTTAGAAAAACAAGAACCTGGTGCAGGTGGAGAAGTTCAATTAACAGATGCCATTGATACATTGAACTTAACCCAAAGAGTGTTTGCTAAGCAATTTAAAGGCGAACGCTTTGATGTGGGGGATAAGTTTGGATTCATGAAGACAAGTATTGAATTTGGATTAGAACATCCAGAAATCAAAGATAGCTTAAAAGAATACGTAATCGCATTAGGGAAGAAACTAGAAGGAAATGCTAGTGAGCAATAA